TTTAATGACTGACAAATAATTACCAAAGATAGTTGGGGCTTGATGGCTAATTAAATATTCCAAAGCTCTTGGAGCGCTTAAAAAAGTTGAATCCGAAATACCAAATTTGATTTTGTGTTTACGGATAAACTCCTCTTCGGTAACAGAAAAATAATTCAAAGTAAATGCTCCCATACTTGTTCCTGAAATTCCAATTAGCTCCACTACTTCATTAGACCACAAATATTCAACAGCGGCTTTTAAATCTCAATTTTCTTTATATCCTAAAGTTATCACGTCGTTTTCACTATTACCATGACACCGAAAATCAAAAACCATTAAATTGTAACCTAACTCGCGATAGTTTCAAATTGAAAATAGTTTAGCAATCCCTGAACTCGAATAACCGTGTAGGCCAATGATTCACTTATTTGTCTTGACTGGATTGCGATAAATCGTTCCAGAGAGATTAATATTATCTTGTGACTTAAAACTAATATTTTCTAGTTTAATGTTTTCCCCAATGTATAAGGGGTTATCTTTGAATTGATCATCAAAGGTGGTGTTGAATAGCTTAACTAAATTATAGTTCACCTTCGTTGAAGAGTTACTCAAAAAAGCCAAATTATGAGCTTTATTAAATAAATTTATTATTTTACGGGCGATAAAACGATCTTCCATAGTTCCTCCTTAAACACAAAAAAGAGTTTATACTCTTTTTGATTCTAGTGCTGCAGTATAAATTGATAAATTTTATTATCTAGCTTACGATAATCTCCATCCAGACCATACATAACCCCTGTTAAGAAATCAATAACTCTAACCTTATCTTCGCTTGTTAATTTAGCAAAATTAACAGTTGCTTTACGAAATCTAATTAAAGCGTCGGCAATTTCTTGAATATCACTATAGCTGTTTGGTTCAAAATGTGTTGTGTGACTAATGTCAAAAACTTCATTTTCAAAACTAAAACGATTGTTTAGTGGTTTTTCATGTGCTGGTTGGTATGCTTGGTTTTGTGAATCTTTATTAACTGATTCGGCTTTTTTATCTTTTCTTCAACCCATAATTGTCTACCATTTTTTTCTTAAAAATGTTGGAAAATCTCCATCATCATCACTATTATCTAAAACTTGAACTGGACGTGATTCA
This Spiroplasma endosymbiont of Panorpa germanica DNA region includes the following protein-coding sequences:
- the sepF gene encoding cell division protein SepF, whose amino-acid sequence is MGWRKDKKAESVNKDSQNQAYQPAHEKPLNNRFSFENEVFDISHTTHFEPNSYSDIQEIADALIRFRKATVNFAKLTSEDKVRVIDFLTGVMYGLDGDYRKLDNKIYQFILQH
- a CDS encoding alpha/beta hydrolase, translated to MEDRFIARKIINLFNKAHNLAFLSNSSTKVNYNLVKLFNTTFDDQFKDNPLYIGENIKLENISFKSQDNINLSGTIYRNPVKTNKWIIGLHGYSSSGIAKLFSIWNYRELGYNLMVFDFRCHGNSENDVITLGYKENWDLKAAVEYLWSNEVVELIGISGTSMGAFTLNYFSVTEEEFIRKHKIKFGISDSTFLSAPRALEYLISHQAPTIFGNYLSVIKKDIIDIYREEKNVNLENLDYLKLIPKNLKSFPILLIHTIDDNVTHYQDSVKIYEAKNKAEKNPGNEIKLFESGGHTKAIVKNYDEYMKVSNQFIINNQ